Proteins encoded by one window of Arachis ipaensis cultivar K30076 chromosome B04, Araip1.1, whole genome shotgun sequence:
- the LOC110271580 gene encoding uncharacterized protein LOC110271580 translates to MSYFSVKIHHGGKFGFDGEPLHYVGGETSIVDYCDEDRWSRFEAMEIVLEQGYVVENIAAMWYKSLNDETDVGLRMLHTDKDAMDMARIGMRDNMVELFVVHKDSTTTRKGCTIEEIEEIDGDEAAAPTADTIGPGPIVLHKAQLHKAQSVAQAKVGEKPNVVTKAQNDVLEDGDEERSEGSDFSGDEESEDDDYQPGIDDEGDSDEQWSENSSGDTDLHVAFDDSDDDWNADGGLYDVEVTTTKDPQRPKQSVPTEREQGEQSGSVNKGKEQVVAAGLRDEDDGYDSEGLWDVPVSDDEGDPLFRRYPVYKGLKNMKEYKWEVGTMYVDRNAFKECVTSYAVHSGRGIWFSKCDSHRCKAVCKEGCKWFAYCHKMKREDSWQLTSCYKKHTCSKATKIGIMSSQWLSKAFMKKICENPKIKLRSLIKKAHSKWNVDLTMTKAARVKQQALDEINGTYGE, encoded by the coding sequence ATGAGCTATTTTAGTGTCAAGATACACCATGGGGGGAAGTTCGGGTTTGATGGTGAACCTTTACACTATGTGGGGGGTGAGACTTCGATAGTGGACTACTGTGATGAAGATAGGTGGAGCAGGTTCGAGGCTATGGAGATAGTGCTCGAACAGGGATATGTGGTAGAGAATATCGCTGCAATGTGGTATAAGTCTCTGAACGATGAAACAGATGTAGGGTTGAGGATGCTTCACACAGACAAGGATGCCATGGACATGGCTAGAATTGGAATGAGGGACAACATGGTGGAGCTTTTTGTTGTGCACAAAGATTCTACTACTACTAGGAAAGGCTGCACTATTGAGGAAATTGAAGAGATAGATGGTGATGAGGCTGCTGCACCCACTGCAGACACTATTGGGCCTGGTCCAATTGTGTTGCACAAGGCCCAGTTGCACAAGGCCCAATCTGTTGCTCAGGCCAAGGTGGGTGAGAAGCCCAATGTGGTGACAAAAGCCCAGAATGATGTGCTGGAGGATGGTGATGAAGAGAGGTCAGAGGGGTCAGATTTCTCAGGTGATGAAGAATCTGAGGATGATGACTACCAGCCAGGAATTGATGATGAGGGGGACAGTGATGAACAATGGAGTGAAAATAGCTCTGGAGATACTGATCTGCATGTTGCATTTGATGACAGCGATGATGATTGGAATGCTGATGGGGGTTTGTATGATGTTGAAGTCACAACTACAAAAGATCCTCAAAGGCCGAAACAGAGTGTTCCAACTGAGAGAGAACAAGGAGAGCAAAGTGGCAGTGTTAATAAGGGTAAAGAGCAAGTGGTGGCTGCTGGATTAAGGGATGAGGATGATGGGTATGACAGTGAGGGGTTGTGGGATGTCCCTGTAAGTGATGATGAAGGGGATCCCTTGTTCAGGAGGTACCCGGTGTATAAgggattgaagaatatgaaggagTATAAATGGGAGGTTGGGACAATGTACGTAGATAGGAATGCTTTTAAAGAATGTGTAACGAGCTATGCCGTGCACAGTGGTAGAGGAATATGGTTCTCGAAGTGTGATAGCCACCGGTGCAAAGCTGTTTGTAAAGAAGGTTGCAAGTGGTTTGCTTACTGCCATAAGATGAAGCGAGAGGATTCATGGCAACTGACAAGCTGTTACAAGAAACACACATGCTCTAAGGCCACCAAGATTGGTATAATGAGTTCTCAGTGGCTAAGTAAGGCTTTTATGAAGAAGATCTGTGAAAACCCGAAAATCAAGTTGAGAAGTTTGATAAAGAAGGCTCATAGCAAGTGGAATGTGGATCTCACAATGACCAAAGCTGCCAGAGTGAAGCAGCAAGCCCTGGATGAAATTAATGGTACTTACGGAGAGTAA
- the LOC107638014 gene encoding uncharacterized protein LOC107638014 produces MKRFLFFAVTKGHVPGVYTSWEEANEQVLNFIHPEFHCFNSYEQATLCFKARIYMISLEKAATSELSGNSREASSQKLPLLCGGARRRPVVTWLPVIPGEELNGDFAIVSDMEEWLLKACYEAKIPGPCFFKQERFLRDDGPYFGFTVVVPGDPFEIPLSVKRRFSLNEKAAREDAALEMLDRVVELSGKEIRDFNYSKVKLLRDSNSALRAKVGQLEDAYEKLMASYESLLNAHIEGQSP; encoded by the exons ATGAAGCGTTTTCTCTTCTTTGCCGTTACAAAGGGCCATGTCCCTGGTGTGTACACTAGCTGGGAGGAGGCCAATGAACAAGTTTTAAATTTCATCCATCCAGAATTTCATTGTTTCAATAGCTATGAACAAGCCACATTATGCTTTAAAGCTAGAATATATATGATTTCCTTAGAGAAAGCTGCGACATCTGAACTGAGTGGAAACTCACGCGAAGCATCTAGTCAAAAGCTTCCATTGTTATGTGGTGGAGCACGTAGGCGTCCTGTTGTGACAT GGCTTCCAGTAATTCCCGGGGAGGAGTTGAACGGTGACTTTGCCATTGTCAGTGACATGGAAGAGTGGCTGTTGAAGGCCTGCTACGAGGCTAAAATTCCTGGTCCCTGTTTCTTCAAACAAGAACGTTTCTTGAGAGATGACGGTCCGTACTTCGGGTTCACTGTGGTTGTTCCCGGCGACCCATTTGAGATTCCACTTTCTGTTAAGAGGCGGTTTTCTTTAAATGAGAAGGCTGCACGAGAGGATGCTGCACTGGAGATGCTAGACCGCGTGGTTGAGTTATCTGGAAAGGAGATCCGCGACTTTAATTACTCAAAGGTGAAACTTCTTCGTGACTCAAACTCTGCACTTCGTGCTAAGGTTGGTCAGTTAGAGGATGCATACGAGAAACTCATGGCTAGCTATGAATCTCTTCTAAACGCCCACATTGAAGGACAATCACCTTGA
- the LOC107638015 gene encoding uncharacterized protein LOC107638015 — MVCRPMIGLDGCFIKTPYGGQLLTAIGWDPNDQILPIAYAVVEAETKDSWRWFLLNLCDDLGVDKIRWCTFMSDQQKGLIPTFDELLPGIDHHFCVRHLYSNFRKRFPGVQLKIMMWKAAKATYVQEWERRMKEIQQVDQGA, encoded by the exons ATGGTGTGCAGACCCATGATTGGCCTTGATGGATGCTTCATCAAGACTCCATATGGGGGTCAACTGCTAACAGCAATTGGATGGGACCCCAATGATCAGATTCTGCCAATTGCCTATGCTGTTGTTGAAGCAGAGACGAAAGATTCGTGGAGATGGTTTTTGTTGAATCTGTGTGATGATTTGGGAGTTGATAAGATCAGATGGTGTACATTCATGAGCGACCAACAAAAG GGATTGATCCCAACTTTTGATGAGTTGCTGCCTGGCATAGACCACCATTTTTGTGTCAGGCACTTATATAGCAACTTCAGAAAAAGGTTCCCAGGTGTTCAGCTAAAGATTATGATGTGGAAGGCTGCAAAGGCAACATATGTCCAGGAATGGGAGAGGAGGATGAAGGAGATTCAGCAGGTTGATCAAGGAGCTTAA